One stretch of Amycolatopsis tolypomycina DNA includes these proteins:
- a CDS encoding NAD(P)/FAD-dependent oxidoreductase yields the protein MNRTRVVVIGAGIVGAACARELALAGFDVLVVDRGRPAGGTTSHGEGNLLVSDKGPGAELALAQLSAWLWPQVLAEIAADGPRAAAATEYDPKGGIVVATTEAGAGALLAFAEAQAAAGVRTERLDAADVAAAEPALTRAVTAAVRYPEDAQVQPAGAALALLGSALRRGARLRTGAEVTGARTSGGGITGVHVAGEVVEADVVVNAAGPWAGEVSARLGAPIAVRPRRGEVLVTTPMPGVVRHKVYDADYVGAVGTGSGELQTSAVVESTWGGTVLIGSSRRRVGFDDTIRPDVLGAIAAKAVRLFPPLADAAVMRAYGGFRPYVEDHLPVLGEDPRLAGLWHATGHEGAGIGLSTGTARLLRELLTGVAPSMPVEEFTVDRPAVLA from the coding sequence ATGAACCGAACGCGGGTGGTGGTGATCGGCGCCGGCATCGTCGGCGCGGCCTGCGCGCGGGAACTCGCGCTGGCCGGCTTCGACGTCCTGGTCGTCGACCGCGGCCGGCCCGCGGGCGGCACCACCTCGCACGGCGAAGGCAATCTGCTCGTGTCCGACAAGGGACCGGGCGCCGAGCTCGCGCTCGCGCAGCTGTCGGCCTGGTTGTGGCCGCAGGTACTGGCCGAAATCGCCGCCGACGGCCCGCGCGCGGCGGCCGCGACGGAGTACGACCCGAAGGGCGGCATCGTCGTGGCCACCACGGAAGCCGGCGCCGGTGCGCTCCTCGCGTTCGCCGAGGCCCAGGCCGCGGCCGGCGTCCGCACCGAGCGCCTCGACGCGGCCGACGTAGCGGCGGCCGAACCGGCCCTGACCCGTGCGGTGACCGCCGCCGTCCGCTACCCGGAAGACGCCCAGGTCCAGCCGGCCGGCGCCGCGCTCGCGCTGCTGGGTTCGGCGTTGCGCCGCGGCGCCCGGCTGCGCACCGGAGCCGAGGTCACCGGCGCCCGGACGTCGGGCGGCGGCATCACCGGAGTGCACGTGGCAGGGGAAGTGGTCGAGGCGGACGTCGTGGTGAACGCGGCGGGGCCGTGGGCGGGAGAGGTGTCGGCCCGGCTGGGCGCACCGATCGCGGTCCGGCCCCGGCGCGGCGAGGTCCTGGTGACCACGCCGATGCCGGGCGTGGTGCGGCACAAGGTCTACGACGCGGACTACGTCGGCGCGGTCGGCACGGGCAGCGGCGAGCTGCAGACGTCGGCGGTGGTCGAGTCGACCTGGGGCGGGACGGTGCTGATCGGTTCGTCCCGCCGCCGAGTGGGCTTCGACGACACGATCCGCCCGGACGTGCTGGGCGCGATCGCGGCCAAGGCGGTCCGCCTGTTCCCACCACTGGCCGACGCGGCGGTGATGCGCGCGTACGGCGGCTTCCGGCCGTACGTGGAAGACCACCTGCCGGTGCTGGGCGAGGACCCGCGCCTGGCCGGCCTGTGGCACGCGACGGGACACGAGGGGGCGGGAATCGGCTTGAGCACCGGAACGGCGAGGCTCCTGCGCGAACTGCTGACCGGGGTGGCACCGTCGATGCCGGTGGAAGAGTTCACTGTGGACCGTCCGGCGGTGCTGGCGTGA
- a CDS encoding (2Fe-2S)-binding protein, producing MSEPIAITVDGETVTGTAGQTLAGLLLAAGRVSWRTTRSGAPRGVFCGIGACFDCLLTVNGVADVRACRRRAADGDDVRTQSREAGA from the coding sequence GTGAGCGAGCCGATCGCGATCACCGTCGACGGCGAGACCGTGACCGGCACCGCCGGGCAGACCCTCGCCGGCCTTCTGCTCGCCGCCGGGCGGGTGTCCTGGCGGACCACCCGGTCCGGTGCGCCGCGCGGTGTCTTCTGCGGCATCGGTGCCTGCTTCGACTGCCTGCTCACCGTCAACGGCGTCGCCGACGTCCGCGCCTGCCGCCGTCGTGCCGCCGACGGCGATGATGTCCGGACCCAGTCACGGGAGGCGGGCGCGTGA
- a CDS encoding MFS transporter, which translates to MRSLLWGRGVSALGDGLWFTIWALYLTRIAGLPPVAVGAGLAVASAVGMVAAVPLGAFADRAGARPVLVALTLVRAVAMAGYLAVDGVGTFLAVTIPFTALATGGTAVRTALITGLVTGSAERVRVLAQQRVAQHVGYAAGAGLGALVLTADARWAYTLAIAGNAVSFLVLAGATLLVPAPARTQKTTTRVVLQDRPYLYVTAATAVLSLCWAMLSAGLPLWLAGRTHLPLGLGGIVVVVSSVGIALFQVPFARFARTATQAARTAVVSGAVLAASCVLLATTAGGAGAGAIAVVGLAAVLHVVGELGYVAANWGLSVRLMREDAKGAYQGVTEAATATVQMVGPGVFTLAVGGLGGPGWLLIALVFLAAVAPVPALTRRAIRTREPAVR; encoded by the coding sequence ATGCGGAGTCTCCTGTGGGGCCGCGGGGTTTCCGCGCTCGGCGACGGCCTCTGGTTCACGATCTGGGCGCTGTACCTCACCCGGATCGCCGGGCTCCCGCCGGTCGCGGTCGGCGCCGGACTGGCCGTGGCGAGCGCGGTCGGCATGGTCGCCGCGGTGCCGCTGGGCGCGTTCGCCGACCGGGCGGGCGCGCGGCCGGTGCTCGTCGCGCTCACGCTGGTGCGGGCCGTCGCGATGGCCGGCTACCTCGCGGTGGACGGCGTCGGGACGTTCCTGGCCGTGACGATCCCGTTCACCGCACTGGCCACCGGGGGCACCGCGGTGCGGACGGCGCTGATCACCGGGCTGGTCACCGGATCCGCCGAGCGCGTGCGCGTGCTGGCCCAGCAGCGGGTGGCCCAGCACGTCGGGTACGCCGCCGGCGCCGGGCTGGGTGCACTGGTGCTCACCGCGGACGCCAGGTGGGCGTACACGCTGGCCATCGCCGGCAACGCCGTCAGCTTCCTCGTGCTCGCCGGCGCGACGCTGCTGGTGCCGGCGCCGGCGCGGACCCAGAAGACGACGACCCGGGTGGTGCTGCAGGACCGGCCCTACCTGTACGTCACCGCGGCGACGGCCGTGCTTTCCCTGTGCTGGGCCATGTTGTCGGCCGGGCTGCCGCTGTGGCTCGCCGGCCGGACCCACCTGCCGCTCGGGCTCGGCGGGATCGTGGTCGTGGTCAGCTCGGTGGGGATCGCGCTGTTCCAGGTCCCGTTCGCCCGGTTCGCGCGGACGGCGACCCAGGCCGCGCGCACGGCCGTGGTGTCCGGCGCCGTGCTCGCGGCGAGCTGCGTGCTGCTCGCCACCACGGCCGGCGGCGCGGGAGCGGGCGCGATCGCGGTGGTGGGGCTGGCCGCGGTGCTGCACGTCGTCGGGGAACTCGGGTACGTGGCCGCCAACTGGGGCCTTTCCGTGCGGCTCATGCGCGAAGACGCCAAGGGCGCCTACCAAGGCGTGACCGAAGCGGCCACGGCCACCGTGCAGATGGTCGGGCCCGGCGTGTTCACCCTCGCGGTCGGCGGCCTCGGCGGACCGGGGTGGCTGCTGATCGCGCTCGTGTTCCTCGCGGCCGTCGCACCGGTGCCGGCGTTGACGCGCCGGGCGATCCGGACGCGGGAACCGGCCGTCCGCTGA
- a CDS encoding succinate dehydrogenase/fumarate reductase iron-sulfur subunit: protein MKLTVRVWRQAGPAAEGRLVAYPVDSISPDMSFLEMLDVLNQRLISEGDEPVAFDHDCREGICGSCGVVINGQAHGPERTTSCQLHMRSFTDGDVIDVEPWRAAGFPIVKDLVVDRSALDRIVQAGGYVSAPTGSAPDAHATPVPKPDADLAFDNATCIGCGACVAACPNGSATLFTAAKVTHLSLLPQGGPERANRVLDMVAAMDAEGFGGCTNTGECVASCPKGIPFTSIATLNREYLAASRSGRR, encoded by the coding sequence ATGAAACTCACCGTCCGCGTCTGGCGGCAGGCCGGACCGGCCGCGGAAGGCAGGCTGGTCGCCTACCCGGTCGACAGCATCAGCCCCGACATGTCGTTCCTCGAGATGCTGGACGTGCTGAACCAGCGCCTGATCTCCGAAGGCGACGAGCCGGTGGCGTTCGACCACGACTGCCGCGAGGGCATCTGCGGCTCGTGCGGCGTGGTGATCAACGGGCAGGCCCACGGTCCCGAGCGCACGACGTCGTGCCAGCTGCACATGCGCTCCTTCACCGACGGCGACGTCATCGACGTGGAACCGTGGCGCGCGGCGGGTTTCCCGATCGTCAAGGACCTGGTGGTGGACCGTTCGGCGCTCGACCGGATCGTCCAGGCGGGCGGGTACGTCAGCGCCCCGACGGGCAGCGCCCCGGACGCCCACGCGACCCCGGTCCCGAAGCCGGACGCGGACCTGGCGTTCGACAACGCCACGTGCATCGGCTGCGGAGCCTGCGTGGCGGCCTGCCCGAACGGCTCGGCCACCCTCTTCACGGCGGCGAAGGTGACGCACCTGAGCCTGCTGCCCCAGGGCGGCCCGGAGCGGGCGAACCGGGTGCTGGACATGGTGGCGGCGATGGACGCCGAGGGCTTCGGCGGCTGCACGAACACGGGGGAGTGCGTGGCGTCGTGCCCGAAGGGGATCCCGTTCACGAGCATCGCGACGCTGAACCGCGAGTACCTCGCCGCGAGCCGCTCCGGGCGCCGCTAG
- a CDS encoding helix-turn-helix domain-containing protein, translating into MLAVNLRAARAARGLSLSELSRRSGIGKATLSQLEGGTGNPTIETVFSLSRVLEVAISDLLDHRPRGGLTVVRAAEVEVLRGEGVDLRPLRRIEADNSVFEVYDQVVRGDAPQRSQGHVGVEHTVVQTGRLRVEVAGRTVDLGPGDYVAFDAREAHSYTAPDGPVRSVLLLQYRADERLEGRPHPVLTD; encoded by the coding sequence ATGCTGGCGGTCAACCTCCGCGCGGCGAGGGCGGCACGCGGCCTGTCGCTGTCCGAGCTGTCCCGGCGCTCGGGCATCGGCAAGGCGACGCTCTCGCAGCTCGAAGGCGGCACCGGCAACCCGACCATCGAGACGGTGTTCAGCCTGTCCCGGGTCCTCGAAGTGGCCATTTCCGACCTGCTCGACCACCGCCCGCGCGGCGGGCTGACCGTGGTGCGGGCGGCCGAGGTCGAGGTGCTCCGCGGCGAGGGCGTCGACCTGCGGCCGCTGCGCCGGATCGAGGCCGACAACAGCGTCTTCGAGGTGTACGACCAGGTCGTCCGCGGGGACGCGCCGCAGCGCTCGCAGGGGCACGTCGGCGTCGAGCACACGGTCGTGCAGACCGGCAGGCTGCGGGTCGAGGTCGCCGGCCGGACCGTGGACCTCGGGCCGGGCGACTACGTCGCGTTCGACGCCCGCGAGGCGCACAGCTACACCGCGCCCGACGGTCCGGTGCGGTCGGTGCTGCTGCTGCAGTACCGAGCGGACGAACGGCTCGAGGGCAGGCCGCACCCCGTCCTGACCGATTGA
- a CDS encoding HNH endonuclease signature motif containing protein encodes MTDNAAHPSSDAVALAHRIGELLATIRPAEAELGALLVEIEQRGAMELFGYRSVARLLEHLGDVPKPAAERWVKRARLVNPGRNLDGSPIPALAPATGAAARAGRLSNPMIDVITDVLTRVPAEHRLSAEAHLLTFAEEAGHKQVAGLGARILAHLAPDGLAPHDSEPVVPARELFLRRKRTGVWELSGRFDDETGKRASALLDALAERRTGDEGPDFRTTPQRYGDAFSDAVDLALNSPDLPMQAGERAHVMVAVSSADLKSGVGKATLGDTGTMTAAEARLHACDAMIIPAVLGAESEPLNLGRLRRLISAGLRRALFLRDRGCAFPGCHRPPRHCQGHHIRHVRHEARVYPIGGARPPTLDRHSGSVKLRAA; translated from the coding sequence ATGACCGACAACGCGGCTCACCCCTCCTCCGACGCGGTGGCTTTAGCCCACCGCATCGGCGAGCTGCTCGCGACCATCCGCCCTGCCGAGGCTGAACTCGGTGCCCTGCTGGTGGAAATCGAGCAGCGCGGAGCCATGGAGCTCTTCGGCTATCGTTCTGTGGCAAGGCTTCTGGAGCATCTCGGTGACGTTCCGAAGCCGGCTGCCGAGCGATGGGTGAAACGTGCTCGCTTGGTGAACCCGGGCCGGAACCTTGATGGCAGCCCGATTCCCGCCCTGGCACCCGCCACCGGCGCTGCCGCGCGGGCGGGGCGGTTGAGCAACCCGATGATCGATGTGATCACCGATGTCCTGACCCGGGTTCCGGCCGAGCATCGGTTGAGCGCCGAGGCCCATTTGCTGACGTTCGCGGAGGAGGCCGGGCACAAGCAGGTCGCGGGTCTCGGGGCCCGCATCCTCGCTCACCTGGCTCCGGACGGCTTGGCGCCTCACGACAGCGAGCCGGTTGTTCCGGCCCGGGAGTTGTTCCTGCGCAGGAAAAGAACCGGGGTGTGGGAGCTGAGTGGCCGGTTCGATGATGAGACCGGTAAGCGTGCCAGTGCGTTGCTGGATGCGTTGGCCGAGCGCCGCACTGGCGACGAGGGCCCGGACTTCCGCACCACCCCGCAACGCTACGGGGATGCGTTCTCCGACGCCGTGGATCTCGCCCTCAACTCCCCGGACCTGCCGATGCAGGCCGGGGAACGCGCCCACGTCATGGTCGCCGTGTCGTCGGCGGATCTGAAGTCCGGGGTCGGGAAGGCCACCCTCGGTGACACCGGGACGATGACCGCGGCTGAAGCGCGGCTGCATGCTTGCGACGCCATGATCATCCCCGCGGTCCTGGGCGCCGAGAGCGAACCACTGAACCTCGGCCGCCTCCGTCGCCTGATCTCCGCGGGACTCCGCCGAGCCTTATTCCTCCGCGACCGAGGCTGCGCCTTCCCCGGCTGCCACCGACCACCCCGGCATTGCCAAGGTCACCACATCCGGCACGTGCGCCATGAGGCGCGTGTTTATCCGATCGGAGGTGCAAGACCTCCGACGCTGGATCGTCACAGCGGTTCGGTGAAGCTGAGGGCAGCCTGA
- a CDS encoding phosphocholine-specific phospholipase C: MTDVNRRRFLQLAGGTAALSALSTSIARAAEIPAHHRTGTLRDVEHIVVLMQENRSFDHYFGTLRGVRGFGDPRPATLANGKAVWAQSDGKRDILPFRPEADNLGLQFIQDLPHGWNDTHAAWNGGRYDKWVPAKGSTTMAYLTREDIPFHYALADAFTICDAYHCSFMGSTDPNRYYMWTGYTGNDGKGGGPVLGNDEKGYSWTTYPERLEQAGVSWKIYQDVGDGLDAAGGWGWIDDAYRGNYGDNSLLYFNSYRNAKPGDALYEKARTGTNAKAGEGYFDRLRADVKAGQLPQVSWITAPEAFCEHPNWPVNYGAWYIAQVLDALTANPDVWSKTALFITYDENDGFFDHVVPPYATAGQSTVDTTGEIFAGSAANPAGPYGLGQRVPMLVVSPWSKGGYVCSETFDHTSIIRFVERRFGVHEPNISAWRRSVCGDLTSAFDFARTDTRVPALPDTAGYEPPDRERHPDYVPAVPARAVLPKQEPGLRPARALPYDLAADAQVGAALNLTFVNQGRAGATFYVVSPGGEPRTYTAGAGCSLAAALPVAGGYDYTAHGPNGFVRQFRGGALAGPEVSARPAGRSGNLELVLTNSGPTPVRLTLTDSYGRRSTSRLLRPGARVAEVVDTRRSGNWYDVSIVSDRDPRFLRRLAGHVETGRPSTSDPNTLTH; the protein is encoded by the coding sequence ATGACGGACGTCAACCGACGACGTTTTCTGCAGCTGGCCGGCGGTACCGCCGCCCTTTCCGCACTGTCCACCAGCATCGCGCGCGCGGCGGAAATCCCCGCGCACCACCGAACCGGGACACTGCGGGACGTCGAGCACATCGTGGTGCTGATGCAGGAAAACCGGTCGTTCGACCACTACTTCGGCACGCTGCGCGGGGTCCGCGGCTTCGGCGACCCGCGGCCGGCGACCCTGGCCAACGGGAAGGCCGTCTGGGCGCAGTCGGACGGCAAGCGCGACATCCTGCCGTTCCGGCCCGAAGCGGACAACCTGGGCCTGCAGTTCATCCAGGACCTCCCGCACGGCTGGAACGACACGCACGCGGCGTGGAACGGCGGCCGCTACGACAAGTGGGTGCCCGCGAAGGGCTCGACCACGATGGCGTACCTGACGCGCGAGGACATCCCGTTCCACTACGCCCTCGCCGACGCGTTCACCATCTGCGACGCCTACCACTGCTCGTTCATGGGCTCGACCGACCCGAACCGCTACTACATGTGGACGGGCTACACGGGCAACGACGGCAAGGGCGGCGGCCCGGTCCTCGGCAACGACGAAAAGGGCTACTCCTGGACGACCTACCCCGAGCGCCTCGAACAGGCCGGCGTCTCGTGGAAGATCTACCAGGACGTCGGCGACGGCCTCGACGCCGCCGGCGGCTGGGGCTGGATCGACGACGCCTACCGCGGCAACTACGGCGACAACTCGTTGCTGTACTTCAACTCCTACCGCAACGCCAAGCCGGGCGACGCCCTCTACGAGAAGGCGCGCACCGGCACGAACGCCAAGGCGGGCGAAGGCTACTTCGACCGGCTGCGCGCCGACGTCAAGGCCGGGCAGCTGCCGCAGGTTTCGTGGATCACCGCGCCGGAGGCGTTCTGCGAGCACCCGAACTGGCCGGTGAACTACGGCGCCTGGTACATCGCGCAGGTCCTCGACGCGCTCACCGCGAACCCGGACGTGTGGAGCAAGACCGCGCTGTTCATCACCTACGACGAGAACGACGGCTTCTTCGACCACGTCGTCCCGCCGTACGCCACGGCCGGGCAGTCCACTGTGGACACGACGGGCGAGATCTTCGCGGGTTCGGCGGCGAACCCGGCCGGCCCGTACGGGCTCGGCCAGCGCGTGCCGATGCTGGTGGTGTCGCCGTGGAGCAAGGGCGGCTACGTCTGCTCGGAGACGTTCGACCACACCTCGATCATCCGGTTCGTCGAACGGCGCTTCGGCGTGCACGAGCCGAACATCTCGGCCTGGCGCCGGTCGGTGTGCGGTGACCTGACGTCGGCGTTCGACTTCGCCCGCACGGACACGCGGGTACCCGCCCTGCCGGACACCGCGGGCTACGAGCCGCCGGACCGCGAGCGGCACCCGGACTACGTGCCCGCGGTCCCGGCGCGGGCCGTGCTGCCGAAGCAGGAGCCGGGGCTGCGGCCGGCCCGGGCGCTGCCGTACGACCTGGCCGCCGACGCCCAGGTGGGCGCGGCGCTGAACCTGACGTTCGTCAACCAGGGCCGCGCGGGCGCGACGTTCTACGTCGTCTCGCCCGGGGGCGAGCCGCGGACGTACACGGCGGGCGCCGGCTGCTCGCTCGCCGCCGCACTGCCCGTCGCCGGGGGCTACGACTACACGGCGCACGGGCCGAACGGCTTCGTCCGCCAGTTCCGCGGCGGCGCCCTGGCCGGTCCCGAGGTGAGCGCCCGGCCGGCGGGCCGCAGCGGCAACCTGGAGCTGGTGCTGACCAACAGCGGCCCGACGCCGGTGCGGCTCACGCTGACCGACTCCTACGGCCGCCGTTCGACGTCCCGGCTGCTGCGGCCGGGCGCGCGGGTGGCCGAGGTGGTGGACACGCGACGCAGCGGCAACTGGTACGACGTCTCGATCGTGTCGGACCGCGATCCGCGCTTCCTGCGGCGGCTGGCCGGGCACGTCGAGACCGGGCGGCCGAGCACGAGCGACCCGAACACGCTCACGCACTGA
- a CDS encoding DUF1540 domain-containing protein — protein MTTTEMPAVHECTVSGCSYNHDGCHAFAITVGGHNGSADCGTFVPLNTKGGLDRVVAQVGACSRTDCRHNESLECTASSIRVGPGDGGHAANCLTYSK, from the coding sequence ATGACCACCACCGAGATGCCTGCCGTGCACGAGTGCACGGTCAGCGGCTGTTCCTACAACCACGACGGCTGCCACGCGTTCGCCATCACCGTCGGCGGCCACAACGGATCGGCGGACTGCGGCACGTTCGTCCCCCTCAACACGAAGGGCGGCTTGGACCGGGTCGTGGCCCAGGTCGGTGCGTGTTCCCGGACCGACTGCCGCCACAACGAATCGCTGGAGTGCACGGCGTCCAGCATCCGGGTCGGCCCCGGCGACGGCGGCCACGCGGCGAACTGCCTGACCTACAGCAAGTAA
- the ltrA gene encoding group II intron reverse transcriptase/maturase: MPEEASPVNIGDLLLVPFTAGQRVLGMQTKLHRWAAADPGRRFDDLYNLVADPAFLVTAWERVSGNTGARSAGVDRRTVRSITESKLGVVGLLEEIRADLKARAFRPLPVRERHIPRTGGKTRRLGIPTVTDRVVQASLKLVLEPIFEAGFRDSSYGFRPRRRAQDAVEEIRHYAQQGYEWVFEGDIAACFDEIDHTALLGLARKRIKDKRILELIKAFLRAGILSEDGADRDTHSGTPQGGILSPLLANITLSELDDYFHQIWENHRNSWTRARHRQRGGATFRLTRYADDFVVLVNGTRDHAEKLWDEIGAILDRIGLRLAPEKTQIVHIDEGFDFLGFRIQRHTQYGSDRKLIYTYPSKKSMTSIKRKVKAATKRITHQDADRLFRQLGTMTRGWAQYFRHSSSSKAYHHLQHYLWWRVWEWLKNKHPRTSRRWIIRRYYNRWWPEYNSVALWQPATMTIQRYRYRGHRIPTPWDKPGVSPA, translated from the coding sequence ATGCCAGAAGAAGCCTCACCGGTGAACATCGGTGATCTGCTGTTGGTGCCGTTCACCGCAGGGCAGCGGGTACTGGGAATGCAAACGAAGCTGCACCGTTGGGCGGCGGCCGATCCCGGCCGCCGGTTTGATGATCTCTATAACCTCGTGGCCGACCCCGCATTCCTCGTCACGGCGTGGGAACGGGTGTCGGGGAACACCGGAGCACGCAGCGCGGGTGTCGATCGGCGGACTGTCCGCTCGATCACCGAATCGAAGCTGGGTGTTGTCGGGTTGTTGGAGGAAATCCGGGCTGATCTGAAGGCTCGGGCGTTCCGTCCGCTCCCGGTCCGGGAACGGCACATTCCCAGAACCGGCGGGAAGACGCGCCGGCTGGGGATACCGACCGTGACCGATCGGGTCGTTCAAGCCTCGCTGAAGCTGGTCCTGGAACCGATCTTCGAGGCCGGGTTCCGGGACTCCAGTTATGGTTTCCGGCCCAGACGCCGGGCCCAGGACGCCGTCGAGGAGATCCGCCACTATGCCCAGCAGGGCTATGAGTGGGTCTTCGAGGGCGACATCGCCGCCTGTTTCGACGAGATCGACCACACCGCCCTGCTCGGGCTGGCGCGGAAACGGATCAAGGACAAGCGGATCCTGGAGCTGATCAAGGCGTTCCTGCGCGCGGGAATCCTCAGCGAGGACGGCGCCGACCGGGACACCCATTCCGGAACCCCTCAGGGCGGCATTCTGTCGCCGCTGCTGGCCAACATCACTCTCTCCGAACTGGACGACTATTTCCACCAGATCTGGGAGAACCACAGGAACTCCTGGACCCGGGCGCGCCATCGCCAACGCGGCGGCGCAACATTCCGGCTGACCCGTTATGCCGACGACTTCGTCGTCCTGGTCAACGGAACCCGAGACCACGCGGAGAAACTATGGGATGAGATCGGTGCGATCCTGGACCGGATCGGGCTTCGGCTCGCCCCGGAAAAGACACAGATCGTGCACATCGACGAGGGATTCGACTTCCTGGGATTCCGCATCCAGCGGCACACTCAATACGGAAGCGACCGGAAACTGATCTACACCTATCCGTCGAAGAAGTCGATGACTTCCATCAAACGGAAGGTGAAGGCAGCGACCAAGCGGATCACCCATCAGGACGCGGACCGACTGTTCCGGCAACTCGGGACGATGACCCGCGGATGGGCCCAGTACTTCCGGCACAGTTCCTCCAGCAAGGCCTACCACCATCTCCAGCACTACCTGTGGTGGCGGGTCTGGGAATGGCTGAAGAACAAACACCCCCGCACCAGCAGACGGTGGATCATCCGCCGCTACTACAACCGGTGGTGGCCGGAATACAACAGTGTCGCACTCTGGCAACCCGCCACGATGACCATTCAGCGTTATCGCTACCGGGGCCACCGGATACCGACACCATGGGACAAACCAGGCGTCTCGCCTGCCTGA
- a CDS encoding ArsR/SmtB family transcription factor, with product MGGLVDAGNAVQGAIVELTRELADPVRLTALQVLAAEGPHTMVQLADALGVSAPRLGNHLARLRAAGLVTVEHTGRHALYRVGREDLLGVLTALAHYAGNEGIALPDRAESGADIAHTCYDHAAGRLGVAVFALLVARGALRPPDGSGAEVVLGDDLSAFADLGVSPTEIEPGRRRPATACLDRTHRVPHLGGVLGHEVLAAFLADGLVRRGTGDRELHITPRGRRRFGELLPGFAP from the coding sequence GTGGGCGGACTGGTCGATGCGGGCAACGCGGTCCAAGGCGCGATCGTCGAGCTGACCCGCGAGCTGGCCGACCCGGTCCGGCTCACGGCCCTGCAGGTGCTGGCGGCGGAAGGCCCGCACACGATGGTGCAGCTGGCCGACGCGCTCGGGGTGAGCGCACCCCGCCTGGGCAACCACCTGGCCCGCCTGCGCGCGGCCGGGCTGGTGACGGTCGAGCACACCGGACGGCACGCGCTGTACCGCGTCGGCCGCGAAGACCTGTTGGGCGTGCTCACGGCGTTGGCGCACTACGCCGGCAACGAGGGAATCGCGCTGCCGGACCGAGCCGAGTCCGGCGCGGACATCGCGCACACGTGTTACGACCACGCGGCGGGCCGGCTGGGCGTGGCGGTGTTCGCCCTGCTCGTCGCGCGCGGAGCACTGCGGCCGCCCGACGGTTCCGGCGCCGAGGTGGTTCTCGGCGACGACCTGTCGGCGTTCGCGGATCTCGGCGTCTCCCCGACGGAGATCGAGCCAGGCAGGCGGCGGCCGGCGACGGCGTGCCTGGACCGGACCCACCGCGTGCCGCACCTGGGCGGCGTCCTCGGCCACGAAGTACTGGCGGCGTTTCTGGCCGACGGCTTGGTCCGGCGGGGAACCGGAGACCGCGAGCTGCACATCACCCCGCGCGGGCGCCGCCGGTTCGGTGAACTGCTGCCGGGGTTTGCGCCTTAG